One window from the genome of Nicotiana tomentosiformis chromosome 5, ASM39032v3, whole genome shotgun sequence encodes:
- the LOC117274536 gene encoding uncharacterized protein: protein MTQSRQKSYSDKRHHDLEFMIGDKVFLKVSPMKGLMRFGKKGKLSPRFIGPYEIIEKKGKVAYELALPVELSSVHPVVHVSMLRKYIYDESHIIPADTIEIKEGLTYEEVPIEILDRQVRKWRIKDIASVKVLWSNHDSKEATWEVEEDMRKKYPYLFEEQGM from the coding sequence AtgactcagagtcgtcagaagtcctattctgACAAGAGGCATCATGACTTAGAGTTCATGATTGGTGACAAGGTGTTTTTGAAAGTTTCACCAATGAAAGGActtatgaggtttggtaagaaagggaaacttAGTCCTAGATTTATCGGACCTTATGAGATTATAGAAAAGAAGGGGAAAGTGGCTTATGAACTAGCGTTGCCCGTTGAGTTGTCTTCTGTTCATCCTGTcgttcatgtgtctatgcttagaAAGTACATTTATGATGAGTCGCATATAATACCTGCTGACACCATAGAAATTAAAGAAggcttgacttatgaagaggtacctatagaaattctcgataggcaagtaagaaagtGGAGAATAAAAGATATAGCATCGGTGAAAGTTTTGTGGAGTAATCATGATTCAAAAGAGGCTAcgtgggaggtcgaggaagatatgaggaagaagtatccttatt
- the LOC117274535 gene encoding uncharacterized protein: MTDFSSVVGLAKHLEKDRQQRREEKEHNKKAWIAGGFNGTSSGGGRGSSNKESLALAQSNHQSGGGSSFRRTQSYGNQSCQNQNFRTPSSYSQSHVEQHLQQQGLCGTCKRQYSGKCKLGFHGCYHCRDNGHIKANCPKLRRNSSGGLTRPSSSSATIVAPPQARGSHNQFGHGKARCADRVTQGGGSPVCSTFSYVTPYFAINLGLEPEQLSEPFLVSTPIGESVKATRVYRGCIVSVQGRSTEADLIELEMVDFDVIMGMDCLSSCYVMLDCRAKIVKFQFPNEEVLDWKGSSASLVGKFISYLKAQRMISKGCLAYLAHIINPESEPPALQSVPVVREFLEVFPYDLLGLPPKRIIDFGIDIMPRTQPVSIPPYRMAPAKLNVLREQLKDHLDKGSIRPSVSPWGAPVLFVKKKDGSLRMCVDYRQLNKVTIKNKYPLPRIDDLFDQL; this comes from the exons ATGACAGATTTCTCCTCTGTTGTGGGATTAGCCAAGCACTTAGAAAAGGACAGACAACaaaggagagaagaaaaagagcatAACAAGAAAGCCTGGATAGCGGGCGGGTTTAATGGTACATCCAGTGGAGGTGGAAGGGGTTCCTCCAATAAGGAGTCATTAGCACTAGCTCAGTCCAATCATCAATCAGGTGGTGGGTCTTCCTTCAGACGTACTCAGAGTTATGGAAACCAGTCTTGCCAGAATCAGAATTTTAGGACACCATCCTCATATAGCCAGAGTCATGTTGAGCAACATTTACAACAACAAGGTCTTTGTGGTACATGTAAGCGGCAATATTCAGGTAAGTGCAAGCTCGGGTTTCACGGTTGCTATCATTGCAGAGACAATGGTCATATAAAGGCAAACTGCCCAAAGTTGCGACGAAATTCCAGTGGGGGATTAACTCGTCCTTCTAGTTCCTCAGCTACTATAGTTGCACCACCTCAGGCTCGTGGTTCTCATAATCAGTTCGGGCATGGAAAAGCCAGATGTGCAGATCGAGTTACTCAGGGAGGGGGCAGCCCCGTTT GTTCAACGTTTTCGTACGTGACTCCATACTTTGCAATTAACCTCGGGCTAGAACCTGAACAACTTAGTGAGCCATTCCTAGTATCTACTCCAATTGGCGAGTCAGTGAAAGCAACACGTGTCTATAGAGGTTGTATAGTTTCAGTCCAAGGTCGCAGCACTGAGGCCGATCTCATAGAGTTAgaaatggtggatttcgatgtgatCATGGGTATGGATTGTTTGTCTTCCTGCTATGTCATGTTAGATTGCCGTGCCAAGATAGTCAAGTTCCAATTTCCAAATGAAGAAGTCTTAGATTGGAAGGGTAGTTCAGCATCGCTTGTcggtaagtttatttcttaccttaaggcacaACGAATGATCAGTAAGGGGTGTCTTGCCTATTTGGCTCACATCATTAATCCAGAATCAGAACCACCAGCTCTTCAGTCTGTGCCAGTTGTTAGAGAATTTCTAGAAGTTTTCCCATATGACCTTCTCGGACTTCCTCCTAAAAGAATCATAGACTTTGGTATTGATATCATGCCAAGAACTCAACCCGTATCTATACCTCCTTATAGGATGGCTCCAGCAAAACTTAATGTGTTGAGAGAACAGTTGAAAGACCATCTTGACAAGGGCTCCATCAGGCCGAGTGTTTCACCGTGGGGTGCCCCTGTCTTGTTtgtcaagaagaaagatgggtctctCAGAATGTGCGTCgactatcgacagttgaataaagttaccattaagaacaagtatccactgccaagaattgatgatttatttgatcaactttag